One genomic segment of Brevibacillus laterosporus LMG 15441 includes these proteins:
- a CDS encoding helix-turn-helix domain-containing protein: MESLTWLDQLEPSNEAEWLVLARKKLGLTQGELSIKTKYSAITISKIENGKSSMTPYFKQQMSVLLKEKEVI, translated from the coding sequence TTGGAATCATTGACTTGGTTGGATCAATTGGAACCCTCGAACGAGGCAGAATGGTTAGTGCTAGCCAGAAAGAAATTAGGTTTAACACAAGGTGAGTTATCGATTAAAACAAAATATAGTGCCATCACTATTTCTAAAATTGAGAATGGAAAATCAAGTATGACTCCTTATTTTAAGCAGCAAATGTCAGTTCTATTAAAAGAAAAAGAAGTAATATAG
- a CDS encoding reverse transcriptase family protein — protein MSLNKKRYDINQCALYKCKGKNRLAYLLHMKKEEFDKLEKLIEYYSFTTDKNDGDKRLITAPKNNLKRIQKRILKLITFVKRPAWLISGERGKSYIDNGKFHQQSHYLLTMDIKKFYENCKRELVYRFFRYTLCMSGDIAHILTNIVTLEQKIPTGCPTSQLIAYYAYQEMFENINEIANKYNCFFTLYVDDMTFSSKEPFNPNKLKNEIDIELRKYGHKPKYSKVQYYSRKSNKLVTGVVISKDHKLLVANKLQKKIYDNAMQLKKVNGNNKDAKIAYQLERDLRSLKGQLQAAKNVNTRIFPEINRLVENTIVDLSKSK, from the coding sequence ATGAGTCTGAATAAAAAAAGATATGATATTAATCAATGCGCTTTATATAAATGTAAAGGCAAAAACCGTTTAGCATATCTTCTTCACATGAAAAAAGAAGAATTTGATAAACTTGAAAAATTGATAGAGTATTACTCATTTACTACAGATAAAAATGATGGAGATAAAAGACTTATAACCGCTCCTAAAAATAACTTAAAACGGATTCAAAAACGAATATTAAAATTAATTACATTTGTCAAGAGACCCGCCTGGCTTATTTCAGGTGAACGGGGAAAAAGTTATATTGACAATGGGAAATTTCATCAGCAATCACACTATCTTTTAACAATGGATATTAAGAAATTCTACGAAAATTGTAAGAGAGAACTTGTGTACAGATTCTTTAGATATACATTGTGTATGTCTGGTGATATTGCTCATATTCTAACTAATATAGTTACACTTGAGCAAAAAATACCGACAGGATGTCCAACTAGTCAATTAATAGCGTATTACGCATATCAAGAAATGTTTGAGAATATAAATGAAATTGCTAATAAATATAATTGCTTTTTTACATTGTACGTCGATGATATGACTTTTTCTAGTAAAGAGCCATTTAATCCTAACAAACTTAAAAATGAAATTGATATTGAACTGAGAAAATATGGTCATAAGCCGAAATATAGTAAAGTCCAATATTATTCAAGAAAAAGCAATAAGCTGGTTACTGGCGTTGTTATTTCAAAAGACCATAAGCTTTTGGTAGCTAACAAATTACAGAAGAAGATATATGATAATGCCATGCAATTGAAGAAAGTAAATGGTAATAATAAAGATGCTAAGATAGCGTATCAATTAGAAAGGGATCTTCGTTCATTAAAAGGACAATTACAGGCTGCAAAGAATGTTAATACAAGAATATTCCCAGAAATAAACCGCTTGGTAGAAAATACTATAGTTGATTTGTCGAAATCCAAATAG
- a CDS encoding DUF6037 family protein: MKLTGMKELYADMKTKYIKRYKFAFVYKNVIFDVFFFIDEVPFKLIFGVKTHNFYFEMDVNNGFIINTNIGSKYIRLCNILGLKYDPKNPFKTFYLFTEFNKKIPKQADIKNTPIPSDIAYYRRDVEESEKIYFMGWKDNEKRKEKVSPENLNKTRLILGYDAYQICKKKNTSSRWTHDKDLAQNFQLPD, from the coding sequence TTGAAGTTAACTGGCATGAAAGAACTATATGCTGATATGAAAACTAAATATATTAAAAGATATAAGTTTGCTTTTGTTTATAAAAATGTTATTTTTGATGTGTTCTTTTTTATCGATGAAGTACCTTTTAAGTTAATTTTTGGGGTAAAAACTCATAACTTTTACTTTGAGATGGATGTTAATAATGGATTTATCATAAATACAAACATTGGAAGTAAGTACATACGATTATGCAATATACTGGGTTTAAAATATGATCCTAAAAACCCATTCAAAACCTTCTATTTATTCACAGAATTCAATAAAAAAATCCCTAAGCAGGCCGATATAAAAAATACTCCTATCCCATCAGATATTGCATATTATCGAAGAGACGTAGAAGAATCCGAGAAAATCTACTTTATGGGCTGGAAAGACAATGAAAAGCGTAAGGAGAAAGTCAGTCCCGAAAATCTTAATAAAACAAGACTAATTTTGGGATATGACGCATATCAAATTTGTAAAAAGAAAAATACTAGTAGTCGATGGACACATGATAAGGATTTGGCTCAAAACTTTCAGTTACCTGATTAA
- a CDS encoding helix-turn-helix domain-containing protein: MIGDVLKKTRAIYGYKATEMSSMLGISNSYLSEIENNKKQPSLELLQRYSEILGVRLSSLILLSENLEDATKRNKSQEFIKKMMLGLINSMSKDKGAFDESE; this comes from the coding sequence ATGATAGGTGATGTGTTAAAAAAAACTCGAGCAATCTATGGATACAAAGCAACTGAGATGAGTTCTATGCTTGGAATTTCCAATAGTTACCTGTCAGAGATAGAAAATAACAAAAAGCAGCCGTCATTAGAACTACTTCAAAGATACTCGGAAATTTTAGGTGTTAGACTGTCGTCATTAATATTGCTTTCTGAAAATTTAGAAGATGCGACCAAGCGAAATAAGAGTCAGGAATTTATAAAAAAAATGATGCTTGGGTTAATTAATTCAATGTCAAAAGATAAGGGTGCTTTTGATGAGTCTGAATAA